CGCCCTCTCCCACCTGACCGCCGCCACCGGCCACGCCACCGATCACCTCACCGAACGCCCCGCCGACCTCCTCGCCGACGCCGATTTGCCGCTGGTCGCCTACTACGCCGGTGCGCTGCGGTCCCGCCTGGAGCGGTCCGCGCACCGCAACCTCTACCTGCTCGACGAGGGCACGCCGCAGATCGACCTGTTCTACCTGATGGCCGAGCACCTGCCGTTCATGCGGGCCCCGCGGCTCGCCAACGACGCCCTCCTGCCGTACCTCCACGGCCGGTCCGCCGCCACCGTGCTGGCCTTCGGCATCGGCCACGGCCGGCAGGAGGCCGACCTGATCGAGCGGGCCGAGGGCCTCGCCGAGGTCACCGTGTACGGCGTGGACGTCGCCCCAGGCAGCCTGGATCTCGCCCGGGCCACCCTGGAGGGCGCGGGGGCGCGTCGCGGCGTCGCGGTGGACTTCCGTGGAGGCCGCCACGGAGCAGCTGGATGACCGGTTCTGGAGCGAACTCGGAGGTGGTCGGCAGTTCGCGGGCGGCGGCCGCCGGGTCGGTCGCGGGGCGGGTACGAGACGGCGCCGCCGTGGACCCGCGGGCGTTCTTCGCCTCCGGGGCCACCCTGCGGGCCGTCGCGGTGGGCAGCCGGCAGCAGTTCCTGGCGATGAACCGGGTGATCGAGGAGCACCGGCTCCGGCCGGAGATCGACCGGGTGTTCCGCTTCGAGGAGGCGCCGGCGGCGTTCCGCCAGTACGCCTCGGGAGCCGTGTTCGGCAAGGTGGTGATCACCTGCGGCGGCTGAAAGGCCCGCGACCGGGCGTGCCGAGGGGGCGCGTGGGAGGTACCCCACGCGCCCCCGGGACATCCCGCCTACGCGAGGGGACGGCGGCGGCGCCGGAGGACGGCCGCACCGCCCGCCACTGCCGCGAGCAGGCCCGCACCCGCGGCCGGCACCTGCCAGGGCAGCGCCGAGGCCGGAGCCGCCGTGGCGGCGGGCGCGGCGGCCACCGGGCCGGCCGGCGCACCCGGGGCCGTACCGTCGCCGGAGGCGAGGCCGTCGTCGGCGGCGGGGGTGCCGTCGGCGGTCCAGCCGCCTGCCAGGCCCTTGCGGTCGTAGGCGGAACCCGGCTGCTTGTCGCCGTACCGGGCGGTGACCAGCTTCTGGTACTCGGCCAGGGTGAGCGAGGGCTTGCCGCCCAGGCCGCCGGTGGCCTCGGGGTTGAGCGCCTCGACCCGGCCCTGCTCGGTCAGCCGGTACCAGGCGTGCAGCTGCGGCTCGGCGAAGGTCCTGGCCTGCGCCGACCCGCGCTCGGCGAGGGCGATCTCGGCGTCGCCGTCCCGGATCCCGGCCAGCTGCCAGTTCTGCCCGTCCGGCTGCGGGGCGAGCAGGACGGAGGCCTGCCGGCCGTCCCCGGCCGCGACCCGCGAGGTGAGGTAGGACAGTCGCAGCGCGCCGTCCGGTGTCGCCCCGGCCTTGCCGGTGACGAACTCCGGGCTGAGTTCGTACAGCGGCACCGGGTCCTTGAGGTCGAAGGAGGGCGGGGCGGCGACCGCGTTCGGGGCGCTGCGGGGGAGGCCGCTCACCCCGCCGTCCGCCGCGGCGGCGGGGGCGGCGGGCTGCTGCCGGGCGGCGACCAGGAAGCGCGAGACGGTGTCCCGGACCTGGCCGGAACGCAGGACCTGCTGGGCGTTGCCGTAGCCCGCGATGCCGTTGCCGTTGCCGTTGCCGTCGGCGGCCGCCGAGGGCGCGGTGTCGGCGAGGACGGTGAGCGCGGCCGCGACGAGGAGGCCGGCCGCCCGGACGGCGGTCCGGCGGCGGCGCGTGATGGTGGTGTGCACGGTCGGTCGTCTCCTCAGCCGTGGATGGAGATACGGGAGTGGGTCCACTGGAACGAGTTGTTGCTGGAGTAGGTGTTGTAGTTCCACCACGTGTAGGTCTGGGTGGTGGGCCACGGGTCGCCGACCGCGATCATGTTGCTGCTGTTGTCGTAGCCGTAGATGACGTTCATGTGGCCGCCGCCGGTGCGCCAGCCGATCCGCACGGCGAACGGGCGGCCGGAGGCGATCTCGTTGGTGGTCTCGGCGAAGGTGGCGTTGCGGTACAGGCTGGTGCCGCTGTTGCGGAAGCCCATCTTGGCCAGGCCGTTGGCCATGTCCTCCAGGGTGGCGGGCCGGTTGTTGCAGTCGACCCAGGTGCCCTGCGCGGCGAGCCGGCAGAAGTCGTACTGGTTGTAGCCGGTGCGGCCCCAGTAGGTCGCGATGGTGAGCCCGGAGGCGTCCCAGCACCACTGGTCGCGGACCTGCTTCTGCATGCTGATGTTGAGCGTGGTCCAGCCGGTCGGCCGGACGGAGCCGCACACCGGGAGGTTGCCGGTGTTCTCCTGGATGAAGGCGTCGGCGATGTAGTACGCGCCGGACCAGATCCAGCGGTTGTTGCCCTCGACCTGGTCGCCGGTGGTGCGGCAGGAGGTCGGGACGCGGTCGCCGACCAGCGAGCTGCCGGTGACGCGGGCGCCCAGCGAGGGCAGGGCGCGCTGGTTGATGGTGCCGTACCCGCCCTGGCCGGCGACGACGGTGCCCGTCACGCTGCCGGCTTGGGCGAAGGCCCCGATGCCGAAGATCAGGGCGCCGGACAGCACCGCGACGATCGCGGCTATCAGGGCCTTCCTTCGGCGGGACGTACGGAATCTGTGCATGGGCGTGGTGCTCCAGGATCCGAGGGACCGCGGCGGGCCGGCGCGCCGGGGCGCGCCGCCCGTCCGGCGGCGGTCGTTGAGGTGGGGGTCAGAGCCGTACCGAGCGGCGCAGCAGCAGGACGGCCGCGGCGATCGCCGCGAGCGCCACCGCCGTGACCGCGAGCACGCCGGCGACCAGCTGCCACCCGTGCAGGCGGCCCGGGTCGCCCTCGGCGGGCTCGACCGCGCCGCGGCCGGGCATCGCCCGCCGCACCGGCGCGTCGGCGGGCCCGGCGGAGGGCGTCGTGCCCTCGGTGCCCGGGTCCGCGGAGGGGGCGGGCGCCGGGGTGCCGGGGTCGGCCGGGCCGACCGCGGGCCCGGCGGTGGGCGTCCCGGTGATCGAGCCCGGCGGGTCGACGGCCGCGACGTCCAGCGCTCCCTCGAACCGGCCGAGCCCCGGGAAGGCGGTCTCCGCGAGGACGCTCCAGTGGCCGGGCGTGAGCGCCTCGGCCGTGGTGAGCGTGCCCGGCCGGTCCGGGACGGGAACCAGCCGCCACGGGCCGACGGTGGTGCCGTCGGGCGCGGTGGCGCTGAAGGTTCCGGCGATCCGCTCGGTCACCGGGTCGCTGTCGTTCTCCCAGACGGCGGTGGTGATCGGGCGGCCGGAGTCGCTGCTGCTGACGGTCAGTCGGATGGTGTCGCCGTGGGCGTGTGCCGTCGTGACCGGGCCGAGGACGGCCAGGCCGGAGAGGACGGACAGGCACGCCACCGCGAGGCGGCGGTTGTGCATGGGACGGCTCCCGGTTGTGCGAGGGGACAGGGCCCGCCCGGGAGGGCGGGGAGGCCGCTTCCGGCGACGGGCGGGCCCTGTGCTGACGGAACGTTCCGGCAGGTCAGGAGACCTTCTGGACGCTCCAGGAGTGGTAGCCGGCCGCCGCCGGGTCCTCCAGGACGAGCAGCCAGGCGCCGTAGTACGCGCGGCCGCTGACCCCGAGGACCAGCGAGCTGCCCCTGGCCGTGATGCTCAGGCCGCCGCCCGCGGCGGCGAGCCGCCACTGCTGCGCCTGGTTGGCGCCGTCGCAGGGCTGCTGGGCCACCCACTGGCCCGCCACGGCGGCGCCGCCGAGCTGCAGGCACTTGCCGGACACCGCGGACCGGATCCGCGCGTACCCGCCGCCGGCGTCGTCGAAGTACCAGCGCTGGCCCAGGTACCCGCTCGCCTGCGAGCCCACCAGCACCGTGCCGTCGGCGGACTTGCCGCCCCACACCTCCGCCGCCAGACCGGTGGCGCCGTTGGTGATGGTGTACGCGGTGGCGGGGGTCGGGGTGGTGCCGCCGGCCTTCGGGGTGCGGAAGGTCAGCGTCCGTCCCGGCTTGGAGTCACGGCCGGACCGGTCGCGGACCGCCACCGCCACCGTGTACTCGGTGTCCGGGCGGAGGTTGGTGACGCGCACCGAGTTCGGCTGCACCCAGGTGAGGAACTTCCCGTTCAGCAGCACCTGGTACCACTGGGCCGAGGCCACCGCGGGCCAGCTGAGCACCGCCGAGTCGGAGGCCAGCTGGCCGACCGTCACGTTGGGGCCGGCGTCCGGACCACCGGTCGGGGTGGGCGTCGGGTTCGGCGTGGGCGTCGGGCTGGGGTTGGGATCCGGGTTCGGCCCGGTTCCGTTGCCGGTCATCAGGAACCGGTTGTTGGCGATGTTCCAGTGCGTGGCCAGGTAGCTGCCTGGCTTGGGATTGGTGTGGAAGTAGTCGTCGTGGTTGCAGTCCAGCCGGTCGTCGTGGCCGCGGTCCTGGCAGACCGTCCGCATCTGCGGGTAGTACGGCGAGTCCGAGTAGCACATGAGGTCCCACTCGTCGGTGCAGTGCGCCGCCCGGCTGGTGTTGGGCGCGCTGTTGTTCACCGCGCCCAGGTTGTGGCCGAGTTCGTGCGCGGCGGTGGACCCGCCCCAGCAGCCCGAGTCGGTGCGGCCGTACGAGGGGCCGAAGTTGCTCAGGTTGTCCTGGCCCGGCCGCTCGTCGCCGGCGAAGGTCCCGATGCCGCAGTACACGTTGGCGTCCGCGAACACCATGTACTTGCGGTCCTTGCGGTTGAGGCCCTTGCCCGCCAGCGCGTTGTTCATCGCGCTGAACTCGGACAGCGCCGAGTCCGGCACCTCGATGTTGAGCACCACCGGGGTGCAGT
The window above is part of the Kitasatospora sp. HUAS MG31 genome. Proteins encoded here:
- a CDS encoding RICIN domain-containing protein produces the protein MVKRTRSTRVVLVAAVLAATGVFAGTAALGGAFTEKPAVISADAAMSDGADAAPAAGPEHDAAPDPVSSMPANDTGRGLVYSGLNTAPKGDKCAGVLRTSDGACTHGPDAPPKGVDIAKDTAPAVQPEQAADHTAPGTGNGTTAQPAAGSEPTVDAQAVPAGAAAAPAPSASADAPRKAAAAPAGQAVQCDGDGSTGNRVQVVYAHAPGKDRYAQYLGSFRKWAADADTIYSASAQETGGVRHIRFVTAADCTPVVLNIEVPDSALSEFSAMNNALAGKGLNRKDRKYMVFADANVYCGIGTFAGDERPGQDNLSNFGPSYGRTDSGCWGGSTAAHELGHNLGAVNNSAPNTSRAAHCTDEWDLMCYSDSPYYPQMRTVCQDRGHDDRLDCNHDDYFHTNPKPGSYLATHWNIANNRFLMTGNGTGPNPDPNPSPTPTPNPTPTPTGGPDAGPNVTVGQLASDSAVLSWPAVASAQWYQVLLNGKFLTWVQPNSVRVTNLRPDTEYTVAVAVRDRSGRDSKPGRTLTFRTPKAGGTTPTPATAYTITNGATGLAAEVWGGKSADGTVLVGSQASGYLGQRWYFDDAGGGYARIRSAVSGKCLQLGGAAVAGQWVAQQPCDGANQAQQWRLAAAGGGLSITARGSSLVLGVSGRAYYGAWLLVLEDPAAAGYHSWSVQKVS
- a CDS encoding papain-like cysteine protease family protein, giving the protein MHRFRTSRRRKALIAAIVAVLSGALIFGIGAFAQAGSVTGTVVAGQGGYGTINQRALPSLGARVTGSSLVGDRVPTSCRTTGDQVEGNNRWIWSGAYYIADAFIQENTGNLPVCGSVRPTGWTTLNISMQKQVRDQWCWDASGLTIATYWGRTGYNQYDFCRLAAQGTWVDCNNRPATLEDMANGLAKMGFRNSGTSLYRNATFAETTNEIASGRPFAVRIGWRTGGGHMNVIYGYDNSSNMIAVGDPWPTTQTYTWWNYNTYSSNNSFQWTHSRISIHG
- a CDS encoding zinc-binding dehydrogenase, which produces MTGSGANSEVVGSSRAAAAGSVAGRVRDGAAVDPRAFFASGATLRAVAVGSRQQFLAMNRVIEEHRLRPEIDRVFRFEEAPAAFRQYASGAVFGKVVITCGG